Proteins encoded together in one Phyllobacterium zundukense window:
- a CDS encoding NAD/NADP octopine/nopaline dehydrogenase family protein, protein MKVAVLGAGAGGAASVAELVQAGHDVHFWARSAETIEPHVKLGGVAYEGKLGEGVAKPALITTDLKAAIDGVDVAVVVLPTFSHSAIALALAAAGWSSSRPVVLNPGHTGGALEFAETFSRTGRAAPPVVEFSTLTYVARKYRPNGVTVSGRAKQLKAAALKGGAEVLELAGKLFPGLTPVADVIASDLSNVNMVLHPPGAVLAAAWVEATGGDFTFYVDAMTPGVARVMKQLDDERLAVARAFGHDLPNLIEEMKLLGTVEADVVDTSDFRTAIAGGEANKRIKGPDSLEYRYYKEDFGHGLLPFLEFAKIAGVETPVAHSLYSLAQIAVGTDYRKGGRTAEAMGIAGMSKDQLIEKVRAK, encoded by the coding sequence ATGAAGGTTGCAGTATTAGGCGCGGGCGCCGGCGGTGCCGCATCGGTCGCAGAATTGGTCCAGGCCGGCCACGACGTCCATTTCTGGGCGCGTTCGGCCGAGACGATCGAGCCGCATGTCAAGCTCGGCGGTGTCGCTTACGAGGGCAAGCTCGGCGAAGGTGTCGCCAAGCCGGCGCTGATCACCACCGATCTGAAGGCGGCCATCGACGGTGTCGACGTGGCTGTCGTTGTGCTGCCGACATTTTCGCATTCGGCGATTGCCTTGGCACTGGCAGCGGCCGGCTGGTCGTCCAGCAGGCCTGTCGTGCTCAACCCCGGCCATACCGGCGGGGCGCTCGAATTCGCCGAGACGTTTTCACGCACCGGCCGTGCCGCACCTCCGGTGGTCGAGTTCTCGACGCTGACCTATGTGGCGCGCAAATACCGTCCCAACGGCGTTACTGTCAGCGGCCGGGCCAAGCAGCTCAAGGCAGCGGCGCTGAAGGGTGGGGCCGAAGTGCTGGAGCTTGCCGGCAAGCTGTTCCCGGGCCTCACCCCTGTCGCCGATGTGATTGCTTCGGACCTTTCCAACGTCAACATGGTGTTGCATCCGCCCGGCGCGGTGCTGGCGGCGGCCTGGGTCGAGGCGACAGGCGGCGACTTCACCTTCTATGTTGATGCCATGACGCCGGGCGTCGCCCGCGTCATGAAGCAGCTCGACGACGAGCGGCTGGCGGTGGCCAGGGCTTTTGGTCACGATCTGCCGAATCTCATCGAAGAGATGAAGCTACTCGGCACCGTTGAGGCCGATGTGGTCGATACCAGCGATTTCCGCACGGCGATCGCCGGGGGCGAAGCCAACAAGCGCATCAAGGGGCCGGACTCGCTCGAATACCGCTACTACAAGGAAGACTTCGGCCACGGCCTGCTGCCCTTCCTCGAATTCGCCAAGATCGCAGGCGTCGAAACGCCGGTCGCGCATTCGCTCTACAGTCTGGCGCAGATCGCCGTCGGCACCGACTATCGCAAGGGTGGCCGTACCGCCGAAGCGATGGGCATCGCCGGCATGTCCAAGGATCAGCTGATCGAAAAGGTGAGAGCGAAATGA
- a CDS encoding dipicolinate synthase subunit DpsA: MSWKNTVIAVVAGDAREQEIARCAVRAGATVRAHGFPWPDEGIESVYHAKNAADALKGADIALFPIPGITAEGALFAPKCPEKIIPTREMLAGMNKPGHIILGWGDANLKGHCEALGITLHEYEWDVDLMLLRGPAIVEGVLKVIIENTQITIHKSNICLVGQGTIGSLLTNTLVALGAHVHVAARNQVQRAAAYAAGAESLTLEQLPQYLPKMDIVIGSVPKRLLEREQLALLPKHALLVDIAAPPGTIDRVAAAELGLKTVWARGMGARAPITVGRSQWSGISRRIESILEQKS, encoded by the coding sequence ATGAGCTGGAAGAACACAGTGATCGCCGTCGTCGCAGGCGATGCCCGCGAACAGGAGATCGCCCGTTGCGCGGTCCGTGCCGGCGCGACCGTCCGCGCCCATGGTTTCCCTTGGCCGGATGAGGGCATCGAGAGCGTCTACCATGCAAAGAACGCTGCCGACGCGCTGAAGGGCGCCGACATTGCGCTGTTTCCGATCCCCGGCATCACCGCGGAAGGCGCGCTGTTTGCGCCAAAGTGCCCGGAAAAAATCATCCCGACGCGCGAGATGCTGGCCGGCATGAACAAGCCTGGCCACATCATCCTCGGCTGGGGCGACGCCAATCTGAAGGGCCATTGCGAAGCACTCGGCATCACGCTGCACGAATATGAGTGGGACGTCGACCTGATGCTGCTGCGCGGCCCGGCGATCGTCGAGGGCGTGCTCAAGGTAATCATCGAAAACACCCAGATCACCATCCACAAATCCAATATCTGCCTGGTCGGGCAGGGCACCATTGGCTCGTTGCTGACCAATACGCTTGTCGCGCTTGGCGCCCATGTCCATGTTGCGGCGCGCAACCAGGTGCAGCGCGCGGCCGCCTATGCGGCGGGCGCGGAATCGCTGACGCTCGAACAATTGCCGCAATACCTGCCGAAGATGGACATCGTCATCGGTAGCGTGCCGAAGCGACTGCTCGAACGCGAACAGCTGGCGCTTTTACCCAAGCATGCGCTGCTGGTTGATATTGCGGCGCCTCCCGGCACGATTGACAGGGTTGCGGCTGCCGAACTCGGGCTGAAGACGGTCTGGGCTCGCGGCATGGGCGCACGCGCGCCCATCACCGTCGGCCGAAGCCAGTGGAGCGGCATAAGCCGACGCATCGAAAGTATATTGGAGCAGAAGTCATGA
- a CDS encoding dihydroorotase, with translation MKTDLVIKNARVVRRDGEYHGGVAVKDGKIVLTGSDESLPDATRTIDAEGRVLMPGLIDPHCHLGVKFPFAEDMRTETAAAASGGVTTALLYIRNLKESYLPFYEERKALGEENSVIDFGFHFGIQREEHIAEIPEIIAKTGVKSFKCYFGYEPDNPIGIVPATDGWVYAAMRILAKVPGGVINVHCENTQIASWIKKEIAATGRQDLGAYTESRPAFCEVETIRRMIFLAEKTGCSLHLVHTSVGMGPVLAAEAQARGVHVTVETCPHYLTRTCYDDDLDMRAKISPPLRDRNELEGLWAGMLNGSVYSLGTDHVPFLPKKLEDLWTEFPGVVSFPWELSLMLHFGVHQRGMPLSRLVELNSFNPARRFGLWPRKGHIDVGFDADLVLVDLDEERTVTHTGKGTCIYEGWKLKGWPVMTVARGEVVYEKGAVDERHYGRGRCVTVPS, from the coding sequence ATGAAAACGGATCTGGTCATCAAGAACGCGCGGGTGGTTCGCCGCGACGGCGAATACCACGGTGGCGTGGCGGTCAAAGACGGCAAGATCGTCCTGACCGGATCGGACGAATCACTGCCGGACGCAACCCGCACCATCGACGCCGAAGGCCGCGTGCTGATGCCGGGCCTGATCGATCCGCACTGTCATCTCGGCGTCAAGTTCCCCTTCGCCGAGGATATGCGCACCGAGACGGCAGCTGCCGCTTCCGGCGGCGTGACGACCGCACTGCTCTACATCCGCAACCTCAAGGAATCCTACCTGCCGTTCTACGAGGAGCGTAAGGCGCTGGGCGAGGAGAACTCGGTCATCGATTTCGGCTTCCACTTCGGCATCCAGCGCGAAGAGCACATCGCAGAGATTCCGGAGATCATCGCCAAGACTGGCGTGAAGTCGTTCAAGTGTTATTTCGGCTACGAGCCCGACAATCCGATCGGCATCGTGCCGGCGACTGACGGCTGGGTCTATGCCGCGATGCGCATCCTCGCCAAGGTTCCGGGCGGCGTCATCAACGTTCACTGCGAAAACACGCAGATCGCCTCGTGGATCAAGAAGGAGATCGCCGCGACCGGCCGCCAGGATCTCGGCGCCTATACCGAATCGCGTCCGGCCTTCTGCGAGGTCGAAACCATCCGGCGCATGATCTTTCTCGCCGAAAAGACTGGCTGCTCGCTGCATCTGGTCCACACCTCGGTTGGCATGGGTCCGGTGCTCGCCGCCGAGGCGCAGGCGCGCGGCGTGCATGTCACGGTCGAGACCTGCCCCCACTACCTGACGCGTACCTGCTATGACGATGATCTCGACATGCGCGCCAAGATTTCACCGCCGCTGCGCGACCGCAACGAGCTCGAAGGCCTGTGGGCGGGCATGCTCAACGGCTCGGTCTACAGCCTTGGCACCGATCACGTGCCATTTCTGCCCAAGAAGCTTGAGGATCTGTGGACCGAATTCCCCGGCGTCGTCAGCTTCCCGTGGGAATTGTCGCTGATGCTGCATTTCGGCGTCCATCAGCGCGGCATGCCTCTCAGCCGCCTGGTCGAGCTCAACTCGTTCAATCCGGCGCGGCGTTTCGGCCTGTGGCCGCGCAAGGGCCACATCGACGTCGGCTTCGACGCCGACCTGGTGCTGGTCGACCTCGACGAGGAGCGCACCGTCACACACACGGGCAAGGGCACCTGCATCTATGAAGGCTGGAAGCTCAAGGGCTGGCCGGTAATGACGGTGGCGCGGGGCGAGGTGGTTTACGAAAAGGGTGCCGTCGATGAGCGCCACTATGGTCGTGGGCGCTGCGTGACTGTGCCATCATGA
- a CDS encoding resolvase, giving the protein MITEIADHLDLAGRISLIPGRLPVREAVARIVARKASIRQERLSGIHNPWGHCIAFTDPWAFLELCESDLVIDAVRKVVGPDVILWDSELFAGPGSYADFLRQGREGRYWPVSPLAGAIVLLPVGRKTPRAKAIRLEEVGPKALDGFDAAEPLYVIRLMPATSRFDRDPKHAANLACMEEQVLVNYSNRPLWLLCGTDRANNDLVSGFAPAVPVWASGALPTEREEK; this is encoded by the coding sequence ATGATCACCGAGATCGCTGATCACCTTGATCTAGCTGGTCGGATATCGTTGATACCGGGACGCCTGCCGGTACGCGAGGCTGTCGCCAGGATTGTCGCCCGCAAAGCGTCGATCCGCCAGGAGAGGCTGTCGGGGATCCACAATCCTTGGGGTCACTGCATCGCCTTTACCGACCCATGGGCCTTTCTTGAACTGTGCGAGAGCGATCTCGTGATAGACGCAGTTCGCAAAGTCGTCGGGCCTGATGTCATCCTCTGGGACAGCGAGTTGTTCGCCGGGCCGGGCAGCTACGCTGACTTCCTGAGACAAGGTCGCGAAGGTCGCTACTGGCCGGTGAGCCCGCTTGCCGGCGCGATCGTCCTGCTCCCGGTCGGTCGAAAGACCCCAAGGGCCAAGGCGATCAGGCTGGAGGAAGTGGGCCCCAAGGCGCTCGACGGCTTCGATGCGGCCGAACCGCTTTATGTAATCCGGCTGATGCCGGCGACAAGCCGTTTCGATCGTGACCCCAAACACGCAGCCAACCTCGCCTGCATGGAAGAGCAGGTGCTAGTCAATTACTCGAACCGCCCGCTGTGGCTGCTTTGCGGCACCGACCGGGCGAACAACGATCTGGTTTCGGGCTTCGCGCCCGCCGTGCCCGTCTGGGCCTCCGGCGCGCTGCCCACCGAAAGAGAGGAGAAATGA
- a CDS encoding 2-hydroxymuconate tautomerase, with the protein MPFVVVEMWEGRTVEQKRNLVKAITKAMVEEAACKPDHLHVVIHETPKDSWGRGGVLGIDMVEHKK; encoded by the coding sequence ATGCCGTTCGTCGTCGTAGAAATGTGGGAAGGGCGCACTGTCGAGCAGAAGCGCAATCTCGTTAAAGCCATCACCAAGGCCATGGTCGAAGAGGCCGCTTGCAAGCCCGATCACCTGCACGTCGTGATCCACGAGACGCCCAAGGACAGCTGGGGCCGCGGTGGCGTGCTCGGCATCGACATGGTGGAGCACAAGAAATGA
- a CDS encoding isochorismatase family protein, with protein sequence MSLEALDYRKSALLVIDLQNAFIHEKGTLGISGVDTKRLSSIVPPLKKLIKRCQDTGIPVIWTMQEHFAVDQNRAKKKLLGHTARRKQVSALAGSWDEHIIDELKPLADFDPAFVIRKHRFGAFYETRLEMMLKMLGTQHLFVTGATTNACVETSIREAYLRDLDVIAVDDCVSGVNAEWEATAKQIWKQYFCEIAPSSEVLDWIGEQVKPRVTNYGHQLIMVNDIDTSVAFYTNQLGFTIRQAKPLADGRPFTAFHQGIALIHGKTSDHRQLDHIAFEVNDVRALDAKLKKAGVRYFNELHDGPYGLTIYIADPDGTKVELYQVGATA encoded by the coding sequence ATGAGCCTCGAAGCCCTCGACTACCGCAAGTCGGCGCTTCTGGTCATTGACCTGCAGAACGCCTTCATCCACGAAAAGGGCACGCTCGGCATTTCGGGCGTCGACACCAAGCGCCTGTCCTCGATCGTGCCGCCGCTGAAGAAGCTTATCAAGCGCTGCCAGGACACTGGCATTCCGGTCATCTGGACGATGCAGGAACACTTCGCCGTCGACCAGAACCGCGCCAAGAAGAAGCTGCTCGGGCACACTGCCCGACGCAAGCAGGTGTCGGCGCTGGCAGGCAGCTGGGACGAGCACATCATCGATGAGCTGAAGCCGCTCGCCGATTTCGACCCCGCCTTCGTTATCCGCAAGCATCGCTTCGGCGCGTTCTATGAAACGCGCCTCGAAATGATGCTGAAGATGCTGGGCACCCAGCATCTGTTCGTCACCGGCGCCACCACCAATGCCTGCGTCGAGACCTCGATCCGCGAAGCCTATCTGCGCGATCTCGACGTGATTGCCGTCGACGACTGCGTGTCGGGCGTCAACGCCGAGTGGGAGGCAACAGCCAAGCAGATCTGGAAGCAGTATTTCTGCGAGATCGCGCCCTCCTCGGAGGTGCTCGACTGGATCGGCGAACAGGTCAAGCCGCGCGTCACGAACTACGGCCACCAGCTGATCATGGTTAACGACATCGACACGTCGGTGGCGTTTTACACCAACCAGCTCGGCTTCACGATCCGGCAGGCCAAACCGCTCGCCGACGGTCGTCCGTTCACCGCCTTCCACCAGGGCATCGCCCTCATCCACGGCAAGACGAGCGACCATCGACAGCTCGACCACATCGCCTTCGAGGTCAATGACGTCCGCGCTCTGGACGCCAAGCTGAAGAAGGCCGGTGTGCGCTACTTCAATGAGTTGCATGACGGGCCTTACGGGCTGACGATCTACATCGCCGATCCCGACGGCACAAAGGTCGAGCTCTACCAGGTCGGCGCCACCGCCTGA
- a CDS encoding cytosine deaminase: MTASALDQFALRAQIARAADFGRYVLRNVRLSGPVRRTGSVGVANTAFFLADVFVENGRILAITSVCSRSTEASNPNLHSIDSRGRVMVPTFVDCHTHLDKSQILPRTPAADGTFDGALLVTRFDRTANWSSIDVSRRMDFSLRSAFHYGTSAIRTHIDSQIPQAGISWPAFIELRQHWRGKIDLQASCLFPIDMVRDDVFLSQNAKRVADAGGVLGAIAYPVPDIDCLLDKMFRTASYHGLNLDFHADETADPAADVLRRIAETSLRSSFPGKVLVGHCCSLAMQANSVVDATLDKVATAPVAVVSLPTCNLYLQDRRHNGTTPRWRGVTLLHEMKRRGILVARASDNTRDPFNSYGDLDMLDTFRLGTRALHLDHPHGDWIRAVSATPAEIMGLDSHGVIAKGQPANLILFEGRSWSEVLSRAESNRIVIRNGVPISASLPAYPELDTLEGLALR; this comes from the coding sequence ATGACTGCATCCGCTCTTGACCAGTTTGCCCTGCGTGCACAAATCGCCCGCGCCGCCGACTTCGGCCGATATGTCTTGCGCAACGTGCGTCTCAGCGGTCCGGTGAGAAGAACGGGTTCCGTGGGCGTTGCAAATACAGCGTTCTTTCTGGCTGATGTGTTTGTAGAGAACGGCAGGATTTTGGCAATAACTTCTGTATGCAGCCGCTCAACCGAAGCAAGCAACCCCAACCTCCACTCGATTGATTCCCGCGGCCGTGTCATGGTTCCCACCTTCGTCGATTGTCACACTCATCTCGATAAAAGTCAGATCTTGCCACGCACGCCGGCAGCGGACGGGACGTTTGACGGGGCGTTGCTGGTCACACGGTTTGACCGCACAGCCAACTGGTCCTCCATCGACGTCAGCAGGCGGATGGATTTTTCCCTTCGTTCGGCGTTCCACTACGGCACATCCGCCATACGCACCCATATCGACTCACAAATACCGCAGGCCGGTATCTCTTGGCCGGCGTTTATAGAACTCAGGCAGCATTGGCGCGGGAAGATAGACCTGCAGGCCTCCTGCCTGTTCCCCATAGACATGGTGCGAGATGACGTATTTCTGAGCCAGAATGCAAAGCGGGTCGCCGACGCCGGCGGCGTCCTCGGGGCGATCGCCTATCCGGTGCCCGATATTGATTGTCTGCTCGATAAGATGTTCCGGACAGCATCGTATCACGGACTGAATCTCGACTTCCATGCCGACGAAACAGCGGATCCGGCAGCCGATGTTTTACGCCGTATTGCCGAGACGAGCCTACGCTCGTCTTTCCCGGGGAAGGTATTGGTTGGGCACTGCTGCTCCTTGGCCATGCAGGCAAACTCCGTGGTAGATGCCACGCTCGACAAGGTCGCAACAGCACCTGTCGCTGTCGTTTCGCTGCCAACGTGTAATCTCTACCTCCAGGACCGTCGTCACAACGGCACGACGCCGCGCTGGCGCGGTGTCACTTTGCTGCATGAAATGAAGCGGCGCGGAATCCTCGTAGCCCGTGCCTCGGACAACACGCGCGATCCGTTCAATTCCTACGGAGATCTGGATATGCTCGACACGTTCCGTCTTGGCACTCGCGCCCTTCATCTCGACCATCCCCACGGTGACTGGATCAGGGCGGTGTCCGCAACGCCGGCGGAGATCATGGGCCTGGATAGCCATGGCGTAATCGCAAAGGGGCAACCGGCCAACCTGATCCTTTTTGAAGGGCGCTCCTGGTCGGAAGTTCTGTCTCGGGCGGAGAGCAACCGCATCGTAATCCGCAACGGCGTTCCGATTTCCGCGTCTCTGCCCGCTTACCCTGAACTCGACACGTTGGAAGGCCTGGCGCTACGTTGA
- a CDS encoding GntR family transcriptional regulator codes for MPIQKAENQAGGEKPARGHIQENVLRYMRRGLMVGAFLPGQVMSLRKLAAGLGTSPMPVREVLSRLVAANALEETRGGSVRVPRLHPDKLSDLFSVREMLEGMATELAVKKATPELIGELTEINKQLLVAIEKRDILNCLSFNQKFHFTLYEASGSEVLMPLIESMWLQVGPTMYMSLLIPSMPWNASDHKDILVALKEMNATAAKKGIVHDIRTTGEALLSVAGPQGLELPFTQGLELQFDY; via the coding sequence ATGCCGATCCAAAAGGCGGAAAACCAGGCCGGTGGAGAAAAGCCCGCGCGTGGTCACATACAAGAAAATGTACTTCGTTACATGCGGCGCGGGCTCATGGTCGGTGCCTTCTTGCCCGGGCAGGTAATGAGCCTGCGCAAACTGGCTGCTGGCCTCGGCACCAGTCCGATGCCGGTGCGCGAGGTGCTCAGCCGCCTGGTCGCGGCCAATGCGTTGGAGGAGACCAGGGGCGGCTCGGTCCGGGTCCCGAGGCTCCATCCGGATAAATTAAGCGATCTGTTTTCGGTAAGAGAAATGCTTGAGGGCATGGCAACCGAACTTGCCGTGAAGAAAGCAACTCCCGAGCTGATTGGAGAGCTGACAGAAATAAACAAGCAGCTTTTGGTGGCCATCGAAAAGCGCGACATCCTGAACTGCCTGTCATTCAATCAGAAGTTTCATTTCACGCTCTACGAGGCATCGGGCTCCGAGGTGCTGATGCCGCTCATCGAATCGATGTGGCTGCAGGTTGGCCCAACAATGTATATGTCGCTGCTGATACCCTCGATGCCGTGGAATGCATCGGACCACAAAGATATCCTTGTGGCCCTTAAGGAGATGAACGCTACAGCAGCCAAGAAGGGGATCGTCCATGACATCCGCACCACCGGCGAAGCCTTGCTCAGCGTTGCCGGCCCACAAGGGCTGGAACTGCCCTTCACTCAGGGCCTGGAATTGCAATTCGACTACTGA
- a CDS encoding RidA family protein, translating to MVGKIDDKLAKLGIVLPATTAPLANYVPARRLGGQIYISGQVPAEGGKDKFTGKLGSDFSVEEGQAAARLCAVNILAQLKQALDGDLDRVVGVIRLGGFVNAEPDFKDHPKVINGASDLMVEVFGEAGRHARAAVGCYSLPRNVPVEIDAIFEVS from the coding sequence ATGGTGGGGAAGATCGACGACAAGCTGGCGAAGTTGGGCATTGTGCTGCCGGCAACAACTGCTCCGCTGGCAAACTATGTGCCGGCACGCCGTCTTGGAGGGCAAATTTATATCTCCGGTCAGGTGCCCGCCGAGGGCGGTAAGGACAAATTCACGGGTAAACTCGGCTCCGACTTTTCGGTTGAGGAGGGGCAGGCAGCTGCGCGCCTGTGTGCGGTCAACATTCTGGCCCAGCTCAAGCAGGCTCTGGATGGTGATCTCGACCGCGTGGTCGGCGTCATCCGACTGGGGGGCTTCGTCAATGCCGAGCCGGATTTCAAGGATCACCCCAAGGTCATCAATGGAGCATCTGATCTTATGGTCGAGGTGTTTGGAGAGGCTGGGCGTCATGCCCGTGCAGCTGTCGGCTGCTACTCGCTGCCGCGAAACGTGCCGGTCGAGATCGACGCGATCTTCGAGGTCAGCTGA
- a CDS encoding CobW family GTP-binding protein, translated as MQPAASVSDARIPVHVLTGFLGSGKTTLLRHLLGDPEFTDTAVVINEFGEVGLDHLLVREVSEDAVLLSSGCLCCAVRDDLVSTLIDMLAMVRRREVTPFRRVVVETTGLADPAPIMQAVMSDLQLRRGYRTGNIVSTVDGVGGAGTIAQFAEAVQQVALADRVIVTKSDLAEPWRLDAVQKDIATINPAVSQLVSSKGKMPSSKEIFEPAGTGQPRHVEIPDTPISGKHSAGIKTFAINIDNPVHWPAFLDWLELLLAGRGQSILRVKGLLSVVGDPRPVVIQGVQHVVYPPEYLPRWPEGSSGGWLVFIARDLSRSAIENSLPSIFASK; from the coding sequence GTGCAGCCCGCAGCTTCCGTTTCGGATGCTCGAATTCCGGTCCATGTCCTGACCGGCTTCCTTGGCAGTGGCAAGACGACCCTCCTTCGCCACCTGCTCGGGGATCCGGAATTCACCGACACCGCTGTCGTTATCAATGAGTTTGGCGAGGTCGGTCTTGACCACCTGCTGGTCCGAGAGGTGTCCGAAGACGCGGTGCTGTTGTCATCAGGCTGTCTATGCTGCGCCGTCCGGGACGATCTGGTTTCTACGCTTATCGATATGCTGGCGATGGTGCGTCGCCGGGAAGTGACACCGTTCCGCCGCGTCGTCGTCGAAACCACGGGTCTCGCCGATCCCGCACCGATCATGCAGGCGGTGATGAGCGACCTCCAGCTCAGGCGCGGCTACCGGACGGGCAATATCGTCTCTACCGTCGATGGCGTCGGCGGCGCCGGAACGATCGCTCAATTTGCCGAGGCTGTCCAGCAGGTGGCGCTGGCCGACCGTGTGATCGTGACGAAGTCCGACCTCGCCGAGCCTTGGCGACTTGACGCAGTTCAGAAAGACATTGCCACAATCAATCCCGCAGTCAGCCAGCTTGTCTCGAGTAAGGGGAAAATGCCGAGCTCCAAAGAGATTTTCGAGCCGGCTGGAACCGGGCAGCCACGCCACGTCGAGATCCCGGATACTCCGATCAGCGGCAAGCACAGTGCCGGCATCAAGACTTTTGCGATCAATATCGACAACCCCGTCCACTGGCCGGCTTTTCTCGACTGGTTGGAATTGCTGCTTGCCGGCCGCGGCCAATCAATCCTCCGGGTCAAGGGCTTGCTCTCGGTGGTCGGCGATCCCCGCCCTGTAGTCATCCAGGGGGTCCAGCATGTCGTCTACCCGCCGGAGTACCTGCCGCGCTGGCCGGAAGGCTCCTCGGGCGGCTGGTTGGTGTTCATCGCCCGGGACTTGAGCCGCTCCGCCATTGAAAATTCGCTGCCGAGTATTTTTGCCTCTAAATGA